The Thermosulfurimonas sp. F29 genome includes a window with the following:
- a CDS encoding PD-(D/E)XK nuclease family protein: MRLRIYQQKRALALLGERDEERQLGEMAHLALYFLEGFTGRREEVEKAVDRALALYPEPLPRREILRKRLLEILVRALSHPGIARFFAPGTTDLREHTLVFPDPEGLSAEVHRPDRILFTPEGPVVLEYKLRPGGPDGVAAHEKQLRTYLAVIRRLEGRPPRGYLIYLDPPEVREVELERT, translated from the coding sequence GTGAGGTTGCGCATCTATCAGCAGAAGAGGGCCCTTGCCCTTCTCGGGGAAAGGGACGAGGAACGCCAGCTGGGGGAAATGGCCCACCTGGCCCTTTATTTTCTGGAAGGCTTTACCGGGCGGAGGGAGGAGGTGGAGAAGGCGGTGGATCGGGCTCTCGCTCTTTACCCGGAACCCCTTCCCCGCCGCGAGATCCTCCGGAAGAGGCTCCTCGAGATCCTGGTTCGGGCCCTCTCTCACCCCGGGATAGCCCGTTTCTTTGCCCCCGGAACCACCGACCTCCGGGAGCACACCCTGGTTTTTCCCGATCCGGAAGGCCTTTCCGCGGAGGTGCACCGTCCGGATCGGATCCTTTTTACCCCCGAGGGACCGGTGGTGCTGGAATACAAGTTGAGGCCGGGGGGGCCGGATGGAGTCGCCGCCCACGAGAAACAACTCCGCACCTATCTCGCGGTCATCCGGCGCCTTGAGGGGAGGCCTCCCCGGGGCTACTTGATCTACCTCGATCCCCCCGAGGTGCGGGAGGTGGAGCTTGAAAGGACTTAG